Proteins encoded by one window of Sulfurospirillum barnesii SES-3:
- a CDS encoding YccF domain-containing protein, translating to MRLLGNIIWFLFGGVFMGLSWWFFGLMALISIVGIPWAKACFVIGQFTFFPFGKEAISRQMLHQKEDIGTGTLGFIGNVIWLVFAGIWLAIGHILSACACAITIIGIPFAIQHLKLIGISLAPIGMTIVDKEVADALYQKGEELK from the coding sequence ATGCGATTACTTGGCAATATCATCTGGTTTCTTTTTGGCGGTGTTTTTATGGGGCTTTCGTGGTGGTTTTTTGGGCTGATGGCACTCATAAGTATCGTCGGCATTCCATGGGCAAAAGCATGTTTTGTCATCGGTCAATTTACCTTTTTCCCTTTTGGCAAAGAAGCCATTAGCCGACAAATGCTGCACCAAAAAGAGGACATCGGCACAGGCACACTAGGTTTTATTGGCAATGTAATTTGGCTTGTTTTCGCAGGCATCTGGCTTGCTATTGGGCACATTCTCTCCGCATGTGCGTGTGCTATCACCATCATTGGTATACCCTTTGCGATTCAACACCTCAAACTCATCGGTATCTCACTAGCACCCATTGGTATGACCATTGTCGATAAAGAAGTCGCCGATGCACTCTATCAAAAAGGGGAAGAGTTAAAATAA
- a CDS encoding type II toxin-antitoxin system VapC family toxin: protein MRVLLDTNVVLDLLLDREPFSELAQAIFLTVESKQIQGFLCPTTLTTLYYLLSKHLNKKQCNQTMENLLALFEISTLTKSVLIDSVRSVGSDFEDSVIYTSAKHTKIDVIVTRDKTGFKNSAIKVMSPQDFLIFMDAN, encoded by the coding sequence ATGAGAGTATTGCTCGATACCAATGTTGTTTTAGACCTTCTTTTAGACCGTGAACCTTTTAGTGAACTCGCACAAGCGATTTTTTTAACAGTAGAATCAAAGCAGATTCAAGGTTTTTTATGCCCCACCACACTCACCACGCTTTACTACCTTTTAAGTAAACACCTTAATAAAAAACAGTGCAATCAAACGATGGAAAACTTGCTGGCTCTGTTTGAGATAAGCACTCTTACAAAATCCGTTTTGATTGATAGTGTGCGAAGTGTTGGGAGCGACTTTGAAGACAGCGTGATTTACACCAGTGCGAAACATACCAAGATAGATGTTATTGTCACACGTGATAAAACAGGCTTTAAAAATTCAGCCATCAAGGTGATGTCTCCACAGGATTTTTTGATTTTTATGGATGCAAACTAG
- a CDS encoding DUF6364 family protein, whose amino-acid sequence MSSKITLYTDVQLIENMKLYAKKHNTSVSKMVTQFFESILKKEEKSAPSSKTSQLRGVLKGAKEDDYLTHLEKKYL is encoded by the coding sequence ATGAGTTCGAAAATAACGCTTTATACCGATGTGCAGTTGATCGAAAATATGAAACTGTATGCAAAAAAGCATAATACTTCTGTTTCGAAAATGGTAACACAATTTTTTGAGTCTATTTTGAAAAAAGAGGAAAAAAGTGCTCCATCGTCTAAAACGTCACAGCTTCGAGGTGTTTTAAAAGGAGCAAAGGAAGATGACTATTTAACGCATTTAGAGAAGAAATACCTATGA
- a CDS encoding BrnA antitoxin family protein, with product MKKEYDFSQSVKNPYAKKVKKQISLNVDVETIDYFKALSAKVGMPYQTLINSFLMDCAQRHVEPKIQW from the coding sequence ATGAAAAAAGAGTACGATTTTAGCCAATCTGTTAAAAATCCTTATGCAAAAAAAGTTAAAAAACAGATTTCACTCAATGTGGATGTTGAGACCATTGACTATTTTAAAGCGTTATCTGCCAAAGTAGGGATGCCCTATCAAACGCTGATTAATTCATTTTTGATGGACTGCGCGCAAAGGCATGTTGAGCCTAAAATTCAGTGGTGA
- a CDS encoding BrnT family toxin, with amino-acid sequence MLNIQKTKSVFILLGMSYTLKILTVVHCYRDHEGIIRIISARKSTKNEANQYKEFLS; translated from the coding sequence ATCCTAAACATTCAGAAAACGAAGAGCGTTTTTATCTTACTGGGTATGAGTTATACCCTCAAAATTTTGACGGTTGTTCATTGTTACCGAGATCATGAAGGTATCATCCGAATCATCTCTGCACGCAAGTCAACCAAAAATGAAGCAAATCAATATAAGGAGTTTTTATCATGA
- a CDS encoding NAD(P)H-dependent oxidoreductase, with the protein MFIILVASLNENMKLAQEIQHTLEAMQCKSEIINLVTLNAPLYDTQKESNQGIPDSIKALSEKMKNALGYIVVAPEYNYSIPPVLTNVVAWLSRQGEHFRELFTLKYVQLATHSGSGGNEVCNAMRTQFSKLGAIVAPREILATYDKKVEAESLKRILTQFVAIARK; encoded by the coding sequence ATGTTTATCATCTTAGTCGCAAGTTTAAATGAAAATATGAAGTTAGCGCAAGAGATTCAACACACGCTAGAAGCGATGCAATGCAAAAGCGAAATCATCAACCTCGTCACGTTAAACGCTCCACTCTACGACACTCAAAAAGAGAGCAACCAAGGCATTCCAGACTCTATCAAAGCCCTCTCAGAGAAAATGAAAAACGCCTTAGGCTACATCGTTGTAGCACCTGAGTACAACTACTCCATTCCTCCTGTTTTAACCAATGTGGTTGCGTGGTTATCCAGACAAGGAGAGCATTTTAGAGAACTCTTTACCCTCAAATACGTTCAACTTGCTACCCATTCAGGAAGTGGGGGAAATGAGGTCTGCAATGCCATGCGAACGCAATTTAGCAAACTAGGAGCCATCGTTGCCCCTCGAGAGATTTTAGCAACGTACGATAAAAAAGTCGAAGCAGAAAGTTTAAAGAGAATTTTGACGCAATTTGTAGCCATTGCACGAAAATAA
- a CDS encoding DMT family transporter yields MRYLVAVTFIWAFSFSFIGEFLAGSLDNYFAVLIRVCIASLIFLPLTRFRGIPKILALKTMLIGSIQIGLMYLFFYHAFGYLSVPEVILFTIFTPMYVTLVYDGLKMQFKPLYLISTGVAVLGAYIIRYHAISAEFITGFLLVQGANLSFAIGQSGYKKLMESHPNLSQKEVFGYFHFGALVVSLFAFTLFANPEKLSPSLLQWGVLLWLGCVASGLGYFWWNKGACEVDAGVLAIMNNALVPVGLLMNLLLWGSKTNLSLLGIGSVVIGFSLWLHHFFMRYYERRKCF; encoded by the coding sequence ATGCGTTATTTAGTGGCGGTTACGTTTATTTGGGCGTTTTCATTTAGTTTTATTGGCGAGTTTTTAGCAGGCTCTTTGGATAACTATTTTGCCGTACTTATTCGTGTTTGTATCGCTTCGCTTATCTTTTTACCGCTCACCCGTTTTCGTGGCATTCCAAAAATCTTAGCGCTGAAAACTATGCTCATTGGTAGCATTCAAATCGGTCTTATGTACCTCTTTTTCTACCACGCTTTTGGCTACCTTAGTGTGCCTGAGGTGATTTTATTTACCATTTTTACCCCAATGTATGTTACCCTTGTGTATGATGGCTTAAAAATGCAGTTCAAACCCCTCTACCTCATCAGCACGGGTGTGGCGGTTTTGGGAGCGTACATCATTCGCTACCATGCCATCAGTGCGGAGTTTATCACAGGATTTTTACTGGTTCAAGGAGCCAATCTCTCCTTTGCCATCGGACAAAGCGGTTATAAAAAGCTAATGGAGTCCCACCCAAATCTCTCTCAAAAAGAGGTGTTTGGCTACTTTCATTTTGGCGCACTTGTGGTCAGCCTTTTTGCCTTTACACTCTTTGCCAACCCCGAAAAACTCTCTCCCTCTTTGCTTCAGTGGGGCGTTTTACTCTGGCTTGGCTGTGTTGCTTCTGGTCTGGGCTATTTTTGGTGGAACAAAGGAGCGTGTGAGGTGGATGCGGGCGTGCTTGCCATTATGAACAACGCCTTAGTTCCCGTAGGACTCTTGATGAATCTTCTTTTATGGGGAAGCAAAACCAATCTTAGCTTACTGGGAATAGGCAGTGTGGTCATTGGTTTTTCACTCTGGTTACACCACTTTTTTATGCGCTACTACGAAAGGCGCAAGTGTTTCTAA
- a CDS encoding ABC transporter ATP-binding protein, producing MKPIVSIENLHKRFCKGNVCVANEVSFSIQEGEIFTILGRSGSGKTTLLRMLSGLETPDSGTICIGDKVVFDAKTNVPPNQREIAIVFQNYALLPHLNIAQNIAFGSKADQKELLHVMQKTKIETLSSKYPHEISGGQQQRVALARAILDKPKILLLDEPLSNIDTELRAILRAELKEMIKRFGITALFITHDKEDAFFLSDRIAIMEGGDILQIGSPKEVYNHPNSLQCAHFLGKMNVLPQSLHVGEKEFYCRLDAVHLGGHLKHKAFIKEIVFYGNFYEISLDVEGELLMAYSFDDSLNVGQSIGFEIDKNKLMYFEG from the coding sequence ATGAAACCCATCGTTAGCATCGAAAATTTACACAAACGTTTTTGCAAAGGCAATGTTTGTGTTGCCAATGAAGTCTCTTTTTCCATTCAAGAAGGCGAGATTTTTACCATTTTAGGCAGAAGTGGCAGTGGTAAAACCACGCTTTTGCGGATGCTCTCAGGACTTGAAACGCCAGACAGTGGCACAATTTGCATTGGCGATAAGGTTGTCTTTGACGCCAAAACCAATGTCCCTCCCAATCAGCGAGAAATTGCCATTGTCTTTCAAAACTACGCACTTTTACCCCATCTAAACATTGCTCAAAACATCGCTTTTGGAAGCAAAGCTGACCAAAAAGAGCTTTTACATGTCATGCAAAAAACGAAGATAGAAACCCTCTCTTCCAAGTACCCGCATGAGATTAGTGGAGGGCAACAACAGCGTGTGGCATTGGCACGTGCCATTTTAGATAAGCCCAAAATTTTACTGCTTGATGAACCACTGAGCAACATCGACACCGAGCTTAGAGCCATTTTAAGGGCGGAGCTTAAAGAGATGATCAAACGCTTTGGCATCACAGCGCTTTTCATTACGCATGACAAAGAAGATGCGTTTTTTCTCTCAGATCGCATTGCCATTATGGAAGGAGGTGACATTTTGCAAATTGGCTCACCCAAAGAGGTTTACAACCATCCAAACTCATTGCAGTGTGCTCATTTTTTAGGCAAGATGAATGTACTACCTCAGAGCTTACATGTGGGTGAAAAAGAGTTCTATTGCCGTTTGGATGCGGTGCACTTAGGTGGACATTTGAAGCACAAAGCTTTCATTAAAGAGATTGTTTTTTACGGCAATTTTTACGAAATTTCTTTAGACGTTGAGGGTGAACTTTTGATGGCATACAGTTTTGATGATAGCTTGAACGTAGGGCAGAGCATCGGGTTTGAGATTGATAAGAATAAATTGATGTATTTTGAGGGGTGA